The genomic DNA ACACCGTAATGGCTAAAGAAAATATAGCGTAAATCCAAATTTTCAAATAGTTGCAGTGAAGCTAGCATTTTTTCTGGGTGAAACTGATTAGGTGATGTTGATGGTAAATATAATTCGATCCCGTCTTTAAAAAGCTCTTGATAAAAGACCCCTGCAGTATCACCTGTAAACATTCCATTTACTTTCGGGTGATATATACTGAAATGGTGATTGGCGTGTCCAGGTGTATCAAAAAAGGTAAGGGCACAATTTTCGCTGATAGAAAGCGTTTCTTTTTCTTTTTTGATGATCACTCGATTTTCCGGAACCGGTACAATTGGTTCAAACAAGGCATTAAATTTATCTCCGTATACGGCTTTTGCTCCGGCAATAAGTCTTTCAGGATTTACAAGGTGCCTTGCCCCTTTTTCATGAACGACAATTTTGGCGTTTGGACAGTGTTCTAACAATAAACCTGCTCCCCCCGCATGATCTAAATGTATATGTGTGACAATTATGTATTTTATTTCTTCTGGTGACAGGTCTAAGTTTCGTAATCCTTCCAAGATAAATGGAACAGAAGGGCTTGCAGATGTTTCGATTATTGTTAAATCATTTTCTGTTAGTACATATGTGCCTGTTCGTTCTTTCGTTCCTAAATCCATTGCATCTATTAAGTAAATATTGTTTTCAACTTGTACCGGGCTTTTCAAAAAATCACTTCCTTTAAAAATTTTTCTTGTACAAATACCTTTCATTATTTTATTCTGTTAATATTGGCATGTAAAGAAAAGAAACGCAATATTCAGAAATCATTCTTCTAGGATATAAAAATGAATATCGTGTAACCTAGTTGTAACAGGTTTGTTTTTTTGAAAGGAGAGGGAGCATGTCACAGCTTCAAGGTATTTTGACAAGATTGAAAAACTTGCAGGACCAATCTGGCGGTTCAGAACCCGCTCAAAGATTTTTTGAGGTGAATGGTGAAAGAAAGTGCCAGGTAACTTATCATCCAAAGACTGAAACGTTTGAATTAGAAGTATATAACGATAAAGAAAAACCAAAGAAATATCAATTTGATAACATTGATATGATTACAATCGAAATTTTTGATTTGATTCAGTAGTATAGCTGACAATAGGGCCTATAATAGGGTCCTTTCTTATTTTAAGCACACTTAAAACGTGCACGGTCTAAAAACTGTGTTAAAATGGGGATATATCTAAACAATTAATGAGGGGTTTTTTTGTGATGATAAGTCGGGACAGCGGGGATTTTTTAAAATTTAGTATTAAAGATGTGATGATTCCTTCAGAACGAGTTGCTCATGTCCAAATTGGCAATAATTTGGAGCATGCACTGCTAGTTTTAACAAAAAGTGGATATACTGCGATACCTGTTCTTGATCCACATTATAAGCTTCATGGATTAATCAGCACACCGATTATCTTGGATTCAATTCTTGGCCTTGAACGAATAGAGTTTGAACAATTGGAAAAGAAACGTGTTGAAGAAGTCATGAATAAATCAATTCCGTGTTTAAGGATTGATAGTTCTAGTCATTCTTCGTTGGAGCTTCTTGTCGACCATCCGTTTTTATGCATTGTTGATCATGAGGGATATTTTGAAGGAATCTTAACGAGAAGAAGTGTTCTGAAACTGCTAAACGAATATCTTTACAGATCACAGAATTCATAGCTCCTTTTAGGGGCTGAATTTTTTTCTGCCGCCTTAATAGTTAGAAAATATTATATGGGAGGATTTAATTCCAGGGGTGATATGATTGGGAGAAGCAGTAAATAAACAAGGAACAAATTCATATGCAGATCCTAAAATTAAGCGACCTTTTGTTCTTGCATCCGTCATGCTTGCTATGTTTATGGGAGCGATCGAAGCAACGATTGTATCGACCGCTATGCCGGCAATTGTCGGCGATTTAGGCGGATTTTCGAAATACAGCTGGGTTTTTTCGTCATATTTATTGATGAATGCAGTTACGGTTCTGATTTATGGAAAGTTATCCGATTTATTTGGACGAAAGCCAATATTGACTATAGGCATTATTGTTTTTCTGATCGGTTCTGTGTTATGCGGCTTTGCAGGATCGATGTCAATGCTTATTGTTTTTCGCTTTATTCAAGGATTTGGAGCAGGTGCAGTGATGCCGATTGCAACAACGATAGTTGGAGATATTTATACAAAGGAGGAGAGAGCCCGAATCCAAGGATATTTGTCAAGTGTTTGGGGAATTTCTGCGATTACGGGACCGGCTCTTGGCGGAATGCTTGTTGAATATGTCAGCTGGAGATATGTCTTTTGGATCAATATACCGCTCGGACTTTTGGCGATTGCCGGTTTATGGTTTTTTTTGCATGAAAAAATTGAAAAGAAAAAGCCGGAGATTGATTATCTAGGAGCCATTTTACTTACCGTTTCGATATCAGCTTTAATGATTGTACTTGTAGAAGGGGGAACACATTGGCCGTGGTCTTCTCTTGAAGTAATAAGCTTGTTGGTTGTGAGCATCATTGCCTTTGTCTTTTTCATTTACCAGGAAAAGAGAGCTAAAGAGCCAATGATGCCTTTTAGTATTTGGAAAGAACGTCCTATTTTTATCGCTAATATAGCATCATTGACAACGGGTATTATGCTTATCGGCATCTCGAGTTTTTTGCCTGCTTTTGTCCAAGGGGTTATGGAGCGATCACCGATTGTTGCCGGATTTACCCTTACATCGATGTCGATCGGATGGCCGATAGCATCAACAATGGCCGGTAGATTATTGTTAAAAATTGGTTTTAGAAAAACGTCAGTTTTCGGTGGAATCTTTTTAACCCTCGGAAGCATCATGTTAGTTACTTTATCACCGAATGCAGGGCCGATATGGGCTGCTGCCGGTTCATTTCTCTTTGGAATCGGCATGGGGTTAACATCAACATCATTCATTGTATCGGTACAGAGTACCGTAAGCTGGAAACAAAGAGGGGTTGCAACAGCCGCCATTATGTTTATGCGCAATCTTGGAAACACAATTGGAGCTGCTTTGCTTGGCGGAATATTGAACTTGAGACTGAAAGAATTTTTTCAAGAAAACGGAGGAAATTTGGCTCGAAATGTAACGGTTGATTCAGTGAATAGTTTACTAAATCAATCCGAAAGAAGCAGGCTTCCAAAACAGATAAGGGAATTGCTGCAGGATGGTTTAACAAATTCTTTGCATTTTGTTTATTATGCCGTTTTGTTATTTGCATTGATTAGCTTTCTTCTCATTTTCTTTCTTCCCAAAAATAATGAAAACTCCGTTTCATAAATAATTTAAGTATTGAAAAAATGAAAATATAAGAAAAACTTATAAAGGAGTATGGCAATGTCGTCTCTTTCCGAATTTCATTTGCTGTCTGTTTTGGCTCAGGAAATGAATATGAGGAAGGCTGCTGAGAGGTTATTTGTCTCTCAGCCTGCACTTTCCCAGCGGTTGCAAAACATTGAAAAGGAATGGGGAGCACAACTTTTTCTTCGATCTCAAAAAGGACTGACACTTACACCGGCAGGAGAGTACGTAATTTCTTTTGTAAAAGAGGTGCTTGCAAAGGAAGAAAAAGTACGCGAGTCCATACAAGCCCTTAATACAGAAGTCCATGGTACGTTAAAAATCGCTGTTGCTTCAATCGTTGGGCAAAATTGGCTTCCGCAAGTACTGAAGAAATTTGTCAACCGCTACCCGCATGCAAAAATATCGCTCATAACCGGATGGAGCAGCGAAATATTAAAATCGTTATATGAGGATCAAGTGCACATTGGAATTATAAGAGGGACTCCCGATTGGAAAGGAATTAAAATTCATTTATTTAAAGACAGCCTTTATCTGGTAGATACAGAAATAACTAAGCCAGAGCAAGTCCTTGAAACAGACAGACCTTTTATTCAATTTAAAAGTGACTCAAATTATTATCAAGAGATTCAAGATTGGTGGCACCGCCAGTTTCAGACTGTTCCGAAGCGAACGATTGTTGTTGACCAGATCGAAACATGCAAACAGATGACTTTCAACGGAATCGGTTATGCCATATTACCTGCAATTACGTTAAATGGAGCAGAGAAAAACATTTTTAAAATCCCTCTTTTTGATGAACATAACAAACAAATAAAGAGGGATACATGGCTTCTTGGATATGAATCAGCATTTCAATTAAAGCAGGTACAGGCTTTTGTAGATTTAGTCAAGGAACATATTAAAGAAACTAATAGGGAATAATGTTTAACAAAATAAAAAGAAGTTTGAGAATAGTTTTCACATTATTCTTGTCTTCAATATTTTTGTTTGATAAAGTATTTTTAGCATATACATAGAGGAGGACTTTCTAATGAAAATGATGGATGCAAACGAAATTATTTCATTCATTCAAAATAGCAAAAAATCTACACCGGTTAAAGTTTACGTAAAGGGTCAATTATCTGAAATTGATTTTGGCCCAAATGCAAAAACTTTTATTAATGGCAACACAGGCGTTGTTTTTGGCGAATGGAGTGAAATTAATCGAGTTCTTGAGTCCAACCAAGCCAAAATTGAGGATTATGTAATTGAGAATGACCGCCGGAATTCTGCGATTCCGCTATTGAATATAAAAAATATCAAAGCCCGGATTGAACCTGGTGCGATTATTCGCGACCAAGTTGAAATTGGCGACAATGCCGTGATCATGATGGGTGCAGTCATTAATATTGGTGCTGTTGTTGGGGAAGGAACAATGATTGATATGAACGCTGTTCTCGGCGGTCGTGCTACGGTAGGTAAAAATTGTCATGTTGGTGCAGGTGCTGTTTTGGCCGGAGTTATAGAACCTCCTTCAGCAAAGCCTGTAGTCGTTGAAGATGACGTTGTAATTGGAGCGAATGCAGTTGTATTGGAAGGCGTGACAGTAGGCAAGGGTGCTGTAGTTGCTGCAGGAGCAATTGTCATTGAAGATGTTCCTCCATATACAGTTGTGGCAGGCACACCTGCACGTGTTATTAAAGAAATCGATGAAAAAACGAAATCTAAAACAGAAATTAAGCAGGAACTTCGTCAATTATAATAAGTGAAAAAAGCACAACTAGCGTGGATCATTATCCGCGCGCTTTTTTATTAGGGGGGTAAAATATTGGAAACGATGACAAGTCCGTTTGTAAAAATCCGCCGTGATCTGCATCAGATTCCAGAACTCGGCTTTCAAGAATTTAAAACACAGCGATATTTATTAAACTATCTACAGTCGCTTCCTCAAGAAGCAATAGAAATAAAAAAATGGAAAACCGGGCTTTTCGTAAAGGTTAATGGAAAAAATCCACGCAAAACAATTGGATACAGAACAGATATTGATGGTTTGCCGATTACGGAAGAAACGGAATTGCCTTATCGATCATTGCATGAAGGAAATATGCATGCTTGCGGCCATGATTTCCATATGAGCATTGCGTTGGGGCTCGTAACATATTTTGCAAAAAATCCAATCGATGACCATCTATTATTTATTTTTCAACCTGCAGAAGAAGGTCCAGGCGGTGCTGAACCAATGTTAAAGTCAGAAATAATGCAGGAGTGGAAACCGGATCTTATTTTTGCCTTGCATATTGCACCTGAATATCCTGTCGGTGCAATCGCACTTAAAAAGGGACTTCTGTTTGCAAACACCTCTGAATTGTTCATCGATTTGAAAGGAAAAGGAGGACATGCGGCCTATCCTCATCAAACAAAAGATATGATTGTTGCAGCTTGTTCGCTGGTTACCCAGCTTCAGACTGTTGTGGCAAGATATGTTGACCCTCTTGATAGTGCTGTCATAACAATCGGTAAGATTACCGGTGGAACGGTGCAAAATATTATTGCTGAGAAAGCAAGGCTTGAAGGGACAATTAGGACTCTTTCCGTTGACTCCATGAAAAGAGTGAAGGACAGAATCTTGTCTTTAATAAAAGGTGTAGAAATAGGATACGAATGTGAAGTAAGCGTGGACTTTGGTTCAATGTATTATCAAGTATATAATGAAGAAAAGTTAACAGAAGAATTTATGGATTATATGAGAAATCATACGGATATTCAAGTCATCGAATGTAAAGAAGCGATGACAGGTGAGGATTTTGGTTATATGTTAAGAGAAATTCCAGGCTTCATGTTTTGGCTCGGTGTTGAGTCAGAGTACGGGCTCCATCATTCAAAATTAAATCCAAATGAAGCTGCAATTGAGAAAGCTATTTCTTTTCTCACAAAATACATTGAATATAAAGGAAATCGATAGGGGCTGACTCATAAGGGTCTGACTAGCTTTGACAATGACAATATATAGACTGGCATTTTAATGTTAGCTTTATGTTGAATTGGAGGGGTCTGACCTTCAGCCCCCTTTTTCCGATCATTTTTGAAAAAGCATATGATTTTGAACCCAAAAATTTTCGTGATAAACTATAAACGTGAGAAGAAGAAAATATTAACAGATCCAGTACAATTATTAATAAGGAATAAATATGTGTGATAAGGGAAAAACAATTAATGGCATTTTCTTAGAATAATAATTAATCTTTATTTAAATAAATTATAATTTAATATTGACTAAAAATAAGCCTTGTACTATAATGATATTCGAATGGATGTAAATGGGACAAGCCTTTAAGGGTTTGCCCATTTAATAAATATAAATGGAGGGATAATTAATGCCAGAACGTATGGTAGGAAAACAAGCACCACGTTTTGAAATGGATGCAGTCATGCCAAACAAAGAATTTGGGAAAGTAAGCCTTGAGGAAAATATGAAAAAGGGTAAATGGACAGTTCTTTTCTTCTATCCAATGGACTTTACATTTGTTTGCCCGACTGAAATTATTGCATTATCTGACCGTTACGATGAGTTTGAAGATCTTGATGCTGAAGTAATTGGCGTTTCTACAGATACAATTCACACTCACTTAGCATCGATTAAAACTGACCGTAAAGACAATGGTCTTGGAGATATCAAATATCCATTAGCAGCTGATACAAACCATGTTGTTTCTCGTGAGTATGGCGTACTTATTGAAGAAGAAGGCGTTGCACTTCGCGGACTATTCATTATCAACCCAGAAGGCGAGTTAATGTATTCAGTTATTAACCACAACAATATCGGCCGCGATGTAGATGAAACGCTGCGTGTTCTTCAAGCTCTTCAAACTGGCGGACTTTGCCCTGCAAACTGGAGACCAGGACAAGCAACTTTGAACGTTTAATACCATTTTCAATTTAAAAAGGCCTAACCATTGCAGTTAGGCCTTTTAATTAGATAAATCGTAACGAAGCTTTCTAAATCGTTCATGATTTGTGCATGAAGGAGAAGATTGAAATGAAATTACGCGAACCAATGCCTGAGTTGACCGGTGCAACAGCATGGTTAAATGGAGAAGTTACAAGGGAACAGCTTATAGGTGAAAAACCTACACTAATTCACTTCTGGTCAATCAGCTGCCATTTATGCAAAGAAGCAATGCCTCAAGTAAATCAATTTCGAGATGAATATAAAGACAAACTAAATGTTGTTGCTGTCCATATGCCACGTTCCGAAAATGATCTAGATATTGAAGATATTAAAAAAGTAGCAGCGGAGCATGGAATCACCCAGCCAATTTTCGTTGACAGCGAGCTTAAGTTAGCAGATGCATTTGAAAATCAATATGTTCCAGCGTATTATGTATTTGATAAAGACGGGAACCTTCGCCACTATCAAGCTGGCGGAAGCGGAATGAAAATGCTTGAGAAACGTGTAAATCGTGTCTTGAGTGAAACTGAACAAAGCGCATAGTAAAGATTGGTCTATTGGCCAATCTTTTTTTATACTGTGCATTTGATGTAACTTTTAATAAGGTGCAACGTCTCAGTATGTAAAGAATGAAGGGACGTGGCGATAAATGAAGTTAAGGTGGTTTTTTTATCTGTTTGTTTTTCTTATTCTCATACTCACCGGCTGCAGCAGCAAAAGTGTCGAGAGAAAAAGTGTCGAAAACAGTAATATCGAATCAACAGGTTCCAATACTATGTCAAGTCGCGATATTGGCAATAAGGAGAAGGGAGAAGAAACTGCAGAAACAATAGGTGAAGAAACAAACAACAATCAAACTTTGGCGGCAACAGATCGTAAGGTTATTTATCATGCGGAGTTGAATCTAAGTGTTAAAAATTTTAATAAAGCCCAAGCGTCAATTGAAGAAAAGGCTAAAAAATTTGGAGGCTATATCGTTGATTCAAATGTCTATCGTGACGGAGAAGGACATGTAGAAGGTACGTTAACGCTTAGAATCCCTCAAGATAAGTTTGATGCATTTCTGAAAGATGCAGAAAGAGAGGCTGTTGAAGTTCTGTCACGCCATGTCAGCGGCCAAGATGTAACAGAAGAATATGTAGATTTGGAGTCAAGATTGCGGTCAAAAAAAGCGGTCGAAGAACGTCTGATTACTTTTATGAAAAATGCTCAGAAGACGGATGATTTATTGAAGATCTCTACTGATTTATCAAAAGTTCAGGAGGAAATCGAACAATTAACAGGGAAAATAAGATATTTTCAGAACCAGACTGTTTTTTCTACAGTTTCAATTACTTTAAATGAGAACAAAATTGTTATTCCTGAAATTAAAAAAGAGGATTTGAATACTTGGGAAAGAACA from Bacillus methanolicus MGA3 includes the following:
- a CDS encoding MBL fold metallo-hydrolase; its protein translation is MKSPVQVENNIYLIDAMDLGTKERTGTYVLTENDLTIIETSASPSVPFILEGLRNLDLSPEEIKYIIVTHIHLDHAGGAGLLLEHCPNAKIVVHEKGARHLVNPERLIAGAKAVYGDKFNALFEPIVPVPENRVIIKKEKETLSISENCALTFFDTPGHANHHFSIYHPKVNGMFTGDTAGVFYQELFKDGIELYLPSTSPNQFHPEKMLASLQLFENLDLRYIFFSHYGVSEKPNEVYKQVRYWLPIFLEEAKSAFEQEETTELQVRETETRLRKRVTEHLANKNIPSNHPVFQILSLDFEVCAMGLIDYLAKQ
- a CDS encoding YkuJ family protein, with protein sequence MSQLQGILTRLKNLQDQSGGSEPAQRFFEVNGERKCQVTYHPKTETFELEVYNDKEKPKKYQFDNIDMITIEIFDLIQ
- the cbpB gene encoding cyclic-di-AMP-binding protein CbpB encodes the protein MISRDSGDFLKFSIKDVMIPSERVAHVQIGNNLEHALLVLTKSGYTAIPVLDPHYKLHGLISTPIILDSILGLERIEFEQLEKKRVEEVMNKSIPCLRIDSSSHSSLELLVDHPFLCIVDHEGYFEGILTRRSVLKLLNEYLYRSQNS
- a CDS encoding MDR family MFS transporter, with product MGEAVNKQGTNSYADPKIKRPFVLASVMLAMFMGAIEATIVSTAMPAIVGDLGGFSKYSWVFSSYLLMNAVTVLIYGKLSDLFGRKPILTIGIIVFLIGSVLCGFAGSMSMLIVFRFIQGFGAGAVMPIATTIVGDIYTKEERARIQGYLSSVWGISAITGPALGGMLVEYVSWRYVFWINIPLGLLAIAGLWFFLHEKIEKKKPEIDYLGAILLTVSISALMIVLVEGGTHWPWSSLEVISLLVVSIIAFVFFIYQEKRAKEPMMPFSIWKERPIFIANIASLTTGIMLIGISSFLPAFVQGVMERSPIVAGFTLTSMSIGWPIASTMAGRLLLKIGFRKTSVFGGIFLTLGSIMLVTLSPNAGPIWAAAGSFLFGIGMGLTSTSFIVSVQSTVSWKQRGVATAAIMFMRNLGNTIGAALLGGILNLRLKEFFQENGGNLARNVTVDSVNSLLNQSERSRLPKQIRELLQDGLTNSLHFVYYAVLLFALISFLLIFFLPKNNENSVS
- a CDS encoding LysR family transcriptional regulator; protein product: MSSLSEFHLLSVLAQEMNMRKAAERLFVSQPALSQRLQNIEKEWGAQLFLRSQKGLTLTPAGEYVISFVKEVLAKEEKVRESIQALNTEVHGTLKIAVASIVGQNWLPQVLKKFVNRYPHAKISLITGWSSEILKSLYEDQVHIGIIRGTPDWKGIKIHLFKDSLYLVDTEITKPEQVLETDRPFIQFKSDSNYYQEIQDWWHRQFQTVPKRTIVVDQIETCKQMTFNGIGYAILPAITLNGAEKNIFKIPLFDEHNKQIKRDTWLLGYESAFQLKQVQAFVDLVKEHIKETNRE
- the dapD gene encoding 2,3,4,5-tetrahydropyridine-2,6-dicarboxylate N-acetyltransferase yields the protein MKMMDANEIISFIQNSKKSTPVKVYVKGQLSEIDFGPNAKTFINGNTGVVFGEWSEINRVLESNQAKIEDYVIENDRRNSAIPLLNIKNIKARIEPGAIIRDQVEIGDNAVIMMGAVINIGAVVGEGTMIDMNAVLGGRATVGKNCHVGAGAVLAGVIEPPSAKPVVVEDDVVIGANAVVLEGVTVGKGAVVAAGAIVIEDVPPYTVVAGTPARVIKEIDEKTKSKTEIKQELRQL
- a CDS encoding N-acetyldiaminopimelate deacetylase; the encoded protein is METMTSPFVKIRRDLHQIPELGFQEFKTQRYLLNYLQSLPQEAIEIKKWKTGLFVKVNGKNPRKTIGYRTDIDGLPITEETELPYRSLHEGNMHACGHDFHMSIALGLVTYFAKNPIDDHLLFIFQPAEEGPGGAEPMLKSEIMQEWKPDLIFALHIAPEYPVGAIALKKGLLFANTSELFIDLKGKGGHAAYPHQTKDMIVAACSLVTQLQTVVARYVDPLDSAVITIGKITGGTVQNIIAEKARLEGTIRTLSVDSMKRVKDRILSLIKGVEIGYECEVSVDFGSMYYQVYNEEKLTEEFMDYMRNHTDIQVIECKEAMTGEDFGYMLREIPGFMFWLGVESEYGLHHSKLNPNEAAIEKAISFLTKYIEYKGNR
- a CDS encoding peroxiredoxin; amino-acid sequence: MPERMVGKQAPRFEMDAVMPNKEFGKVSLEENMKKGKWTVLFFYPMDFTFVCPTEIIALSDRYDEFEDLDAEVIGVSTDTIHTHLASIKTDRKDNGLGDIKYPLAADTNHVVSREYGVLIEEEGVALRGLFIINPEGELMYSVINHNNIGRDVDETLRVLQALQTGGLCPANWRPGQATLNV
- a CDS encoding TlpA family protein disulfide reductase, whose product is MKLREPMPELTGATAWLNGEVTREQLIGEKPTLIHFWSISCHLCKEAMPQVNQFRDEYKDKLNVVAVHMPRSENDLDIEDIKKVAAEHGITQPIFVDSELKLADAFENQYVPAYYVFDKDGNLRHYQAGGSGMKMLEKRVNRVLSETEQSA
- a CDS encoding DUF4349 domain-containing protein yields the protein MKLRWFFYLFVFLILILTGCSSKSVERKSVENSNIESTGSNTMSSRDIGNKEKGEETAETIGEETNNNQTLAATDRKVIYHAELNLSVKNFNKAQASIEEKAKKFGGYIVDSNVYRDGEGHVEGTLTLRIPQDKFDAFLKDAEREAVEVLSRHVSGQDVTEEYVDLESRLRSKKAVEERLITFMKNAQKTDDLLKISTDLSKVQEEIEQLTGKIRYFQNQTVFSTVSITLNENKIVIPEIKKEDLNTWERTKKQFAESLNLLLTAFSGMTVFIFGNLPILLLIVLAGVCVYLMVKKYKRKSK